One Eurosta solidaginis isolate ZX-2024a chromosome 5, ASM4086904v1, whole genome shotgun sequence DNA segment encodes these proteins:
- the LOC137254321 gene encoding serine protease 1-like, which translates to MHELMVLVVCLLAGVIGKPNKVDWSKVKHFQTHANIPLSVMSSDGSERRIIGGQLAARNQFFYQVGLMIYMDVGTAWCGGSLISNLWIVTAPHYYIQPIALPKKSNKYPTYAGERVIASGWGQTSDAPVMKNSACKAWYDQTTEIIGSTHLCNSTAGGYSTCSGNSGGPLVFNDGKTNYLIGVSLFGISLGCEAGWPDVFTRSTSFFDWIEEKASVVNK; encoded by the exons ATGCATGAACTAATGGTTTTGGTTGTTTGTTTACTGGCCGGCGTAATTGGTAAACCAAATAAAGTTGATTGGTCTAAAGTGAAGCATTTTCAGACACATGCAAATATACCACTTTCGGTTATGTCATCAGATGGCTCTGAACGACGCATTATAGGTGGACAGCTTGCGGCCCGAAATCAATTTTTCTATCAAGTTGGTCTAATGATATATATGGATGTGGGAACAGCTTGGTGTGGTGGTAGTTTGATCTCAAATTTATGGATAGTGACAGCACCACATT ATTACATTCAACCAATTGCTCTACCCAAAAAAAGTAACAAATATCCAACTTACGCTGGTGAGAGAGTGATTGCTTCTGGATGGGGACAAACAAGTGATG CACCTGTTATGAAGAATTCTGCCTGCAAGGCGTGGTATGATCAGACAACTGAAATAATTGGTTCAACCCATCTCTGCAATAGCACAGCTGGTGGTTATTCTACATGTAGCGGTAATTCTGGGGGCCCATTAGTGTTTAATGATGGTAAAACTAATTATTTGATTGGTGTCTCATTGTTTGGGATTTCCCTTGGCTGTGAGGCTGGCTGGCCAGATGTATTTACTCGTAGTACCTCATTCTTCGACTGGATCGAAGAAAAGGCCAGTGTTGTaaataaatag